TTTGCCATGGAAGCTTCGCAACGGAAATGTTTAATGCATAAACGTTAAATTTATTCTCAACCTTCAATACCAAGTGTTTTGTGTGTCTGCCTCTAAGAGCAAAGCAAGTGAATCCAAAGGAACACCTCACTCGGCTGCCAGATGCCGACACACATGgacaaaaaaaggaaagaaataaaatgtcATCGTTAGTACTCGGAAACATAGATAATGGGAGTGGTATCGATAAGTAGAATGTCCTGCTCCACCTGGCGAAGATCAGACTCCAGCTTGCTCTTGCGTTGCCGCTTGGCGATGCTGTCGATGAGCAGCGACATGGACTGATACTGCTTGGTCATCTCGGTCAGGCTCAGTCGCAGTCCCTCGAGGATCTCATTGCGCTCGGCCTGCTCCATCACCCGCATTCCCGGCACTTGCGGCGGACCACTTGATTGCACCGAGGCCCTGGTGAAGCCCTTAATGCCGCGGCACAACTCCAGCAAACGTGCCTGCTCCTTGGCGCACACCGCGTTCATGTCGGCCAACATTCTCTTGGTTTTCTTGAGATAAATTGGAACCTTGCCGAAATCCTTGCGGCAGATAAACTGCGGTACCAATCCGGAATTGAGCAGATCGTGACGCGCTCCCACGGGAGTGTCTACATAACGAGGTGGCGGAGGACAGGGAATCGTCTTTCCGGCGCACATCCGGTTGCGTTTAATGAAATTCGGCACCATGGTCGTCTTTTTGCCGCCACTGCCCGGTGTTGGAAGTGGAGGCATTGGCGGCATCTTGGGACACTTGTGGGTATTCTCTCGCCGCCATTTGATGCCCTGGCTCTTGCGCAAGTAGGCGCACGGTGGGTCAATCGGAGTGTGAGCACAGCCCATAGTGCGATGGGCCGATTTCTTGGCCTCCGTCAGGACACGGGTACCATCGGCCTGCAGGATAACCGACAACTTCTTGTCCTCTTCGTTCAAGCGTTCGCGAAGTTTACGGGCATACTTGGCTGCCCTCTCCACAACAGCTGCAAAATTGCTCAAAGTTAGATGTGAAGAAAGGATTGGTTAGTAAGAGATCCCTACGATTTTTGTAGACAAAAATGGATTCCCTTGGTCCTTGGGCCTTCTCAAAATCGTGCTCGCACCCAACAATGTTCTCATCGTGATGGGTGATGTAAACGAGGGACATTGTAATGCAAATATATAAGGTTGAAAGTAGGCAACTCTAAAGCGTGATATTTTACTGACTATTCGTTTAATACTAACAGTCTGTTTAGTAGACTTCTGCGTTGCCAAGTACCTCCGCGCTGACTTTGATTGATTTACCTAATAACATAGGTTGCTATAGATTTTTCAGCGTTTCCTGGagattttaaaagttttctaaCAATTGGAATTCGATATTTGTTCTGGATCTTTCAGGAACACACAGAAAGTTGGTAttattgtatgtatattttttaaagcacagaatcaagctacagcttgtgTCGCACACGAGTTAcattaataaattgtaaataatttgttaCCATATAAAATTcgtgtatataaatatttcgcttgcgtatataaaataattgtttgcaTTGTAAAATTAGCACTAAGATCGTTTGTCATGGTTACATTTTGATTCCGAAGCTTAACAATAAACATGGAAGTGTTGGAAGCACGATTTAAATACGAATACGACatagattcagattcagatacgGATTACAGATTACAGATTCAAAGcagcacacaaaaatgctGGTGCCGACTTAGAAGCTAGATATGTGTTTTTAATGGGTTATGAATTTGACGATGTTAACGAATGTAAAAGCCACTCAGAATTTGCACTGTTTTTGGATGTGGCCAGCTCTTCTCTGCTGACCACCAATAGGCACTACGAAAATTTCGGATCAGCACATGGTCCTTTGCTATTGCACGTTGACAAGTAGATGTACTGGAGATTTGATACCATTTAGCTGAACCAGCAGTTTTACTTGTTGCCGCTGCTCTCGCGCTCCTCTCGAATCCTTTTGAATGCCTCCGTCTTGACAAAGTCCACGGATCTATAGACTACGCTGCTGGGCACTGGGGCACGGGCTCCACCAGCTTCTACGCCAGCCAGTCGCATCCCACTAGCTCCGTTTCCTCCCTGTGAGTACAGATTTCCCACACTCATGCTGGATCGATTTAGCAATGGCGGTTTGTTTGTCACATCCAAATCAAAGTACTGAAGCTTGTGCTCAGGCTGCGCCGCCGCTTGCTGCTTGGCAGCGGCCGCTCCCGTCAAGCTCATCATGGCAGCCGCTGCCGATGCGGTGCGCTGATGCTGTACCGACATGCTGCCGGGACTGTTTGGATGCTGTCGATGCTGTTGGCGAGGCAGGGTGCGGGTCTCATGGAAGAAGGCGTTGGCTGCCGGGGAGTGGACATCCGTTTCATGCGGCAGCACCATTGAAAGAGGTGCTCCGGAGGAACGTCGTGTTGCCGGCGACATGGTGACCGGATTCCCCAACTGAAAGTGAGACATACGTGAAAGGATGTTGTGTATGTACAACGTTTCTTACTCACCTTATAGGCATTCGGTTTGCACTTTCTGTCCACGCTGGGCGGTCCAATCGGCTGCTGCAGTTGGGCTGCACCCAATTTATTGGTTAAATGCTCCACGCCCACCGGGGGCTTTGCCGGGAATTCCTCCGGCGGTTTGTCCTCTACAACTGGCAATCCTCCCGCCACCTTTGGCTTAAGTTTGCGGTTAACTGGCGGGCAATCCGCCTGCTCCATGAAGTCGTATCGAAAAACATTGCCCTCCATCTTTGTGGGAGCTGCATTAGTGTAGCAGTGTCGGGGCAACGTTCGCGCACTGATGGGCGATGAGGCGGCTGTCTGTGCCCCGCCAACCAGGCCGGGATTCGCTGCCGCTGAGATGGCGGCCACTGCACCCAAATCGACCGCCATTAGATTTGGCGTCGATGCAGCAATGGGGTTGGAATTGTGTGGGCTGGTAACTGGTCGCTCGCCCAGCAGCTGGTTGACGTTGTAGTAAGGCTGCTGATGAGACCTTGGAATGTCGTAGCTTTCCTCGATGAAAGCAGAGTGGGCGTTGCGGCGTGCCACAATGGCCGGTGAAGTATTTTCCGTATCCGACAGCTGCGGCAGATCGCGAGGAATTCTGCGAGTACAAAAATTGACATTGAAATGTGTTTAAAGTTCACTTGACAGTGCTTTAACTCACTTTTCATTCTCCTTAAAGTCCAATATGAGATTATTTTTGTTCTTCAGCACCTTGGCCAGCTTATCCAGCGTTCCTTGGTCACCAGCCTCTGCCAGAGATGCTGCTCCCGCTAGCTTGGAATTCTTTTCAGCTGGTGGCACGCTCGCTCCACCTTCTTCGGGCATCTTGGAGAAACGCTGCGAGTAGGTCAGTACGAATGATTCGTTCTCAATGGAACTATCCGAAGGTCGAGTGCTGCGATCTGTAATAAATCTTTCTTAACTGCGAATTCGCTTTGATGTTTGACATTCGAGTGCTTACCGACATTCTCGCGCAGGGGCAAAGGATGAGCCCACTCATCGTCATCGGTGAAAACGCTTTCCGAATCGGAGTCGGAGCGCTGTTTACTAGCATTGTTATTGGCCAATTGTTGCTGAATGGAAAACAAgataattattaattacaacTGCATGACGTACATCGTAATCTATCAACTTACCAGACTCAAATTGGTAATCTTCGGTGAGTAGGACTGATCGTTGGTCAGATTCAGACCAATGTTGTTATGACTGCGCGGCGTATCGTAGAACTTGGGATCCAAGTTGTTCAACGGCGTGGTGGGGTTGTTTGGTATGGCCACATCTGCACCGGGAGTTCCACTGCCGGGCAGGAATCTCGGGCTGCCCGAGAAGCACTCGCTGATCGGTATGTATGGTCCGGAGGCGGTGCTCAAAGCGGGTGAAGCCTGCACGCTGCTGTGTTGCTGGGCCGCTGCCTCGGCCAGAGTTTGCTGGGTGAGCACCAGGTGCTCCGGCAACTTTCGCACCACGCCGTTGGCGCTGACGGCCAAGCGAGctgcttgttgctgctgctgcagttgctcggcggctgcagctgccgccTGAGCTTGGATCAAAGCACTGTGATTCAGATACAGAGCCGTTGCCGGCGATGGAGGCGGTTGCTGCTGGGCAGCCGAGAGCAGTTCCTGCTGGTCGAAGTTGGCATCGCAGAGCATCGTCTCGCGATTGCTGTACTCCGTGTTTACATACACCGAGTCTGAGTTATTGTTGCCGACACTCGAGGGCATTGGTTGCTGTTCAATGACCGCCGGGCGTCGCAGTTGGGCAGATCCTCCAGCGTTCGGGACCGAGGCTTGGGGCGCTGTTGTTCCGGCAGAGGAGTGCAACGATGTGGTGGTCGTATTCTGCGTGGAGTTGCTCAAACCGCCACTGGAGCTTGTATGCTGGGTGCGGTTTTCGTCTGGGTGTTACAAAGAAGGAAGGAAATACTTGAAAAGGGGTTCTTTGGACTTGGGTTTGTGTACACTTACCTGCACCCACAGCGCCCAGTGGCAGCTCATTCGACTGCTTGGTGTCATGTAGGTGACACACCTGGCAGATGCAGTTCACCCAGTCGCGCATATCCGCCTCCGTTTCGGCAGCCAGGTAATAGGTGCGCTTGGGCGTCTTGATATCGAACATGTACTGAAACTTCTGCTTGCGATTCTCCAGCCGCAGGCCGCAGTCCACCTGCTCGCACTGATCCAAATCGATAACGCCCTTCAGCTTGCGGCAGTTGTGGTCGGTGTAGTATTCGAGGCAGAACTGCTCCGGTATCTCGCCCTGCTTCAGCGTGAAATAGCGACGCCTCCAGCGCTGCAAAGATAATTTGGAAACAAGGCGTTAAGAGTTGCAACGAAGCGCACAGTTGGAACAGCAATAGTGATTTCTTGTATGCCTTTACACAGCCAAGTTTCCCTCATAACAATATGTTCAATAGGTCGTGGAAGTACAAATATCATAATAACAAACTAACAAAGTTTAAAATGTGAGTCCCCTAAATGGGATTCaactttgttgctgtttttgatAAGAGTCTTTATACAGTATACAGGCCTGagaatattaaacaaattacacTTCTATAAATTGTACTAAGACGTCTGAATAGTGATGACTAACTTAATGAGGTAGTTAGTCATCAGGCAAAgatgattacaatatttacGCGACTATAGTTTGATAAACTAATGAAGGATCTGCATGGCAATCTGAATCATTAACAGATTTCCTAGAATCTGAGAGATGCCAATGCCTTGATTAATATGTAACGAACTCTAACTATGCGATATCTTGCAGTACTTTTATATAGCCGTAGATAAATGTGCTCCACCAGTGCGCCGATGTCTCTGTTCGGAATTAAGATACCCTTGCTGAGCGATGGACTGTGGATGGTGATATGAGGGTAGGGTCCGTCCGGCTGATCAGCTCAACGGCTGACTGCACTATCGCCAATAACAtaagctgctgctggtgatgatgaGTAAGCGGGTGGGTGATGAAGCCCAAGTCAACAGCGACTGCAGCGGCGCTGCTTTTCCGCGAATCATGTTTTGCATTGACATTTTCTTGGGTAAAcagcagacacacacacacacacggaacAACACCCCACGCCCAtgttaccgttaagcggttgAGAAATTAACAGCTGAGAGAGGTTTGGAAACCcgctgaaaactgaaaactccAACTGATAATGGATGGATTTTTTCGGACTGTATAATATCACGCTTAATTGaattataaacaataaacataaTGCCGCACACAGGCCAGAAATTGGCACCCCCGAGGCGCTGGAAATACGCAGCTTATTTTCTCGAGGCATCATTCAAGTTTGTTTATACAATGGCGCTCATGATATTAGAAACGCATATGTGCGGGCAAAGGTTctatttttacaatttttctAAGtagtttgtttacttttcacAGCGTGATGGGGGATTTTTCAAATTAGAGGACTGCCATAAACCTTTGATATTTTTAGACGCGGCTTAGAACCAAAAAGTTgcttattttaattattgtatttataatCTTAGGAAATTTTCAAAGTAGTTCAACTGAATACTACTATTTTGACCGCTATTGCATGGCGAAGcataagcaaacaaattgagtACAGTGAAACCATTAAGTGGGTTTGCTGTAACTGAAAATTCAGTGCTGCAGACCTTTTGATCAACGGTTTGGGTGTTCTTGGAACTGTCGTATCCACTATAAGTGGTTTCAAATAAACGTTCTAGAGATGGGCGCGTGACAAGGTGTCGTGCCACGAATGCTAAAGGagtaattattataaattataactTAACATATTTAATTGACAGTTGAAACTAGTAAATCCGAATAAAGCCATCTCTAATTTAATCTACTCTActacttttgaaaaatgcgtttttaataattcattaCCAAAAGATAGGTTGCCTTATTTCAAATCTAATGAATCATAAATTATGACCGACCGtaattaaaagttataaaactGACACAGCACTAGCGCATCactagcaaaaacaaaaacaaagacaacaACAAGGAGCTGGAAAGACAAGTGCGCCATTGTTTTTGTGGCGGCCGTCGTTAGTTTATGTTGCTTTTGTACACTGTTTTTGTGCGTGATCCGCCGTGGCTTATCGGCCGTGCACATAAACAACGAAAAAACAAGCACATATGCGCATAAAAAACATGCATACACGGAATACGGGGAAAGTAAATTTGATTAAACGCAACAGTTGGCGGAAATTTAATACACGAGCGGCTCCCTAAAGTAAACACTAAacggaaaattaattaagcgTAAATTTAGACCACggcaaaggaaaaaaaacacgtTCCCACGCCAGAAAGCAAACATAAACAGAAAGAGAGTGGGTGACGGAAGGGGAGGCggggaaagagagagagagagagggaaaaACGCAGAGGAAGCCATCGTAAATTCATTCACATATTCGCAATTACTGCTGCGGTTTTCAGCTTGTTTGCATTCCAATCAACTGGAATACTGGAACCGTAATCCCTCGGcttaataatgaattaaattataCCACAAACAacaacgcacacacaaacacacacactaagGCAGGCACCAATACAGGCTTAGCGTAATTGTAAAAAAATGCCACTTCCATTATccatcgtttttttttttatctttttcgTGAGTCAATCGATGGACAAAGATTGCGGTATTTCTCTTCCGGCCTTAAGTTTACCGTTAGCCAATTGCGGTTCTCTTTTCTTTGCGCATTTCACTAATCACTTGGCATTTCTGATTCGATTGCAttggaattttcattttgattttgattttgagcTGGGGTTTCCAGGAAAATTCCTTCGCACTTGCtttcacgcacacacacacatacacaggtTTTCGAAAGCCTAaggttttccattttcggAAACTTACTGCTCGCCAAATGCGTTTGGTGGGCGGCGACTTAATTAGCCAGCCTTCATAAAAAGTGCGATCCATTATTTTGCAGCGCTCGACGCAAATTACTTCGATTTATTTCACTCCACTCCGCGCACACCAACTAGAGGTGGGCCACATGCCAACGATACTATCGATCATTCGGGTCTGGCTGGGCAATATCGATTAGGTATTCGTTTGGCATAAAGTTGCATGTTTACCCAACACTGGAactatttataattttgagttgtaataatttaatatttacattcCTCATTagataaaaagcaaaacacgCTTAGCTTTCATTTTTGAACTACAGCATGCTCAAAAAAGCAGTACAAATAGCACATAACTATTGCTACTAACATCTTTAGTTTTATATGTACTAAAAAATTcacattttgtttgaaaacAAGAATTTGCAAATAACGTTTTTACATTATTAACCTTAACAAAAATTCCAAGCTTAATTCTTTAAGCTGTTACCccattacaaatttaaatagcAAACGAAGGataatttttacaaataagTTTTATTCCGCCGTGTCAAGCGTATGCCTAGAACATACAGATTTTCCATGTAGAATAGCATTTTCTCCCACAGCGCCGCACAGCAGAGTACGACTACTACCCAGATCTTAGGCGGAACCTGCGCCACGCCGGAATCCTGCTGCAGCCAGAGCTTACTTGTCCTTGCTGTCGCCCTTGCCACCACGGATCCTACCGGTACGACGGGCAGCAATGAGACCGACCTTGCGACCGGCGGAGGTGCCTCGCTTGACGGTGGAGGCCTTACCGATGTGCTGATGGTTACCACCACCGTGAGGATGCTCCACAGGGTTCATGGCCACACCACGCACCTTAGGCCAGCTGTTGCGCTTCACCTTGTACTTGTGGTAGGCACGACCGGCCTTCAGGATGGGCTTGTCGATACGACCGCCACCGGCAACGATGCCAACCATGGCGCGGTTGGCCGAGGGCACGACCTTCTTGGCGCCGGAGGGCAGCTTGACACGGGTCTTCTTGGTGTCCTGGTTGTGGGCAATCACGGTGGCGTAGTTGCCAGAGGTACGGGCCAAACGGCCACGATCGCCGGTCTTCTCCTCCAAGTTGCAGATGATGGTACCCTCAGGCATCTGGCTCAGGGGCATCACGTTGCCAATCTGGAGGGTGGCCTTGCGACCGCAGTACACGAACTGGCCGGTGTGCATGCCCTCGGGGGCGATGAACAGCTCCTTGCGGATCTTGTAGCGGTAGGGGTCGCGGAAGTGGACGACGGCCAGAGGGGCGCCACGGCCGGGATCGTGGATGATGTCCTGCAACACGAAAGTGTACGGTTTGGTTAGTCACAGTTCATAAGGCAAGTAAACTTCTTGAATCTAGTTCGAAACAGTTAGTAAGCTGTCACAGGTGCTTTAGCAGGTTTCAGCTTAAAGCGAGAAACCAAAAAGTTTCTTGAATGTGGCAGATAGAAAGTcatggccaagtggcatgaGATCCCTTGCACATTGAGTGGATAGGTAGATAGGTAATCCCAGGAGCACACTACTCACCTTGACAACTCCGCGAATGTAGCCGGAACGCTCGGCGAAGTCCAGGGAACGCAGCTTGGCGGCTCCCTTGCGCTTCTTCACGTGCGCCTTGAACACGGAACCAGCTCCCTTACGCTGTGCACGAATGACGCGACCCATTGCTGCAAGACAAATTCACTGAATTAGTAGTACTCCATGTTGCGAATGCAGTTTCACTAAAAAAGATGGCCAATCAACGCTGTTCCATAGACACACGCTATGAAATTTCTGTCTTGGTCGACTATTTTGTgagaaaattgaaatattccATGTTTCTTGGGTATAACGTTAAATTGCGCACTGTAAACAACTTCCGCAATTGAAAACACCACCAAATTGTCAAAATTTAGCACGTGGCTTACcgtaaaattaaaatttgccCAATACGACCTCTCCGGAAACGGggcgaaaagaaaagaaaagaagaagagGTCCTAGAGGTGGGCAGAGAATAGTGTGGCAGCATATGGCGTCTAAAGTGCTGCTGGAGAACGAACTGTTTCCCACTGTTATTTTTGGTACTTAGCAAACTGTTAAATTGCTTATTTGTTTAATGAATTTTGCTAAActgtttattatattattccCTCCAATTTAATTGTCCGGACGTTTAGCCATCAATAGCTCGCGGACGATGAAAATTCATAATCGTGGGGGACTTTACAAGTCGGACAGTGCAGGTTTGTTTTCAATCTTTGCCAAATCTATATCGCTGAAATCTGCTTGGCAACTGcttattgaaatatatttttaaaagatgagatttgaatttgtttttgcaaATCTACTCTCCCAAATCTGTTAAAAACGAaccatttataaaatatttatctactaatagtaaataaaattgtaaaatgttGTATCTAATTGTATGCGAATAAATAGTAACAACAAAATTGGTGGAAACGTTCCAAAATCGGTAGCACTCTGATGTGGAAGATACTTTGTGCTGTTAACCTCAACAGGTTGATTCCACTAGCACACATTTTTTATACGGCCCGTTTTTAATATACACAATATGATAaaccaatttgttttttagatatgttatatatatgtatatatatatatatgttatatgttatacgttaaaataataactgcaaaaaaaaattgtataagGAATCGACGTTTTGCCTGAGCAAACATCAGACAACATCGTCACTAAATTCTGATTGGAATCATTTCATGTAAATAATAGGTTACAGTTGTTGATtgcaaacttttttaatttgcagctCTGCAAAACGACAAAATCCGGGCACACTAATTGAATTTCTACCGCTCGATAAGTTTTCGGTATGTGCGCGAATATGAGAACGGTATTTGGGGAGAATTTTCCACTTGCCGATGGTTTAAGTTGCCATCAGCTAATTGGTCACACTGTTGGAATCCGTCGGGGTTTTGGCGTCGCGTTAAACGGAAAACCGTTCTgattttcactgaacttgggAAATTGAACTGTTCAGCTGGTTGTGCGATGCAAAGGCGATAGGCGCCCATCGCTGTGCGTGAAGAGTACGTATTCGCAGTGCGCCAGTGAAAATCGCGAGTCCTGCG
This portion of the Drosophila santomea strain STO CAGO 1482 chromosome 3L, Prin_Dsan_1.1, whole genome shotgun sequence genome encodes:
- the LOC120450095 gene encoding protein daughter of sevenless, producing MDRTFYEGWLIKSPPTKRIWRARWRRRYFTLKQGEIPEQFCLEYYTDHNCRKLKGVIDLDQCEQVDCGLRLENRKQKFQYMFDIKTPKRTYYLAAETEADMRDWVNCICQVCHLHDTKQSNELPLGAVGADENRTQHTSSSGGLSNSTQNTTTTSLHSSAGTTAPQASVPNAGGSAQLRRPAVIEQQPMPSSVGNNNSDSVYVNTEYSNRETMLCDANFDQQELLSAAQQQPPPSPATALYLNHSALIQAQAAAAAAEQLQQQQQAARLAVSANGVVRKLPEHLVLTQQTLAEAAAQQHSSVQASPALSTASGPYIPISECFSGSPRFLPGSGTPGADVAIPNNPTTPLNNLDPKFYDTPRSHNNIGLNLTNDQSYSPKITNLSLQQLANNNASKQRSDSDSESVFTDDDEWAHPLPLRENVDRSTRPSDSSIENESFVLTYSQRFSKMPEEGGASVPPAEKNSKLAGAASLAEAGDQGTLDKLAKVLKNKNNLILDFKENEKIPRDLPQLSDTENTSPAIVARRNAHSAFIEESYDIPRSHQQPYYNVNQLLGERPVTSPHNSNPIAASTPNLMAVDLGAVAAISAAANPGLVGGAQTAASSPISARTLPRHCYTNAAPTKMEGNVFRYDFMEQADCPPVNRKLKPKVAGGLPVVEDKPPEEFPAKPPVGVEHLTNKLGAAQLQQPIGPPSVDRKCKPNAYKLGNPVTMSPATRRSSGAPLSMVLPHETDVHSPAANAFFHETRTLPRQQHRQHPNSPGSMSVQHQRTASAAAAMMSLTGAAAAKQQAAAQPEHKLQYFDLDVTNKPPLLNRSSMSVGNLYSQGGNGASGMRLAGVEAGGARAPVPSSVVYRSVDFVKTEAFKRIREERESSGNK
- the LOC120450097 gene encoding enkurin, giving the protein MSLVYITHHDENIVGCEHDFEKAQGPRESIFVYKNPVVERAAKYARKLRERLNEEDKKLSVILQADGTRVLTEAKKSAHRTMGCAHTPIDPPCAYLRKSQGIKWRRENTHKCPKMPPMPPLPTPGSGGKKTTMVPNFIKRNRMCAGKTIPCPPPPRYVDTPVGARHDLLNSGLVPQFICRKDFGKVPIYLKKTKRMLADMNAVCAKEQARLLELCRGIKGFTRASVQSSGPPQVPGMRVMEQAERNEILEGLRLSLTEMTKQYQSMSLLIDSIAKRQRKSKLESDLRQVEQDILLIDTTPIIYVSEY
- the LOC120449411 gene encoding 60S ribosomal protein L8, giving the protein MGRVIRAQRKGAGSVFKAHVKKRKGAAKLRSLDFAERSGYIRGVVKDIIHDPGRGAPLAVVHFRDPYRYKIRKELFIAPEGMHTGQFVYCGRKATLQIGNVMPLSQMPEGTIICNLEEKTGDRGRLARTSGNYATVIAHNQDTKKTRVKLPSGAKKVVPSANRAMVGIVAGGGRIDKPILKAGRAYHKYKVKRNSWPKVRGVAMNPVEHPHGGGNHQHIGKASTVKRGTSAGRKVGLIAARRTGRIRGGKGDSKDK